Below is a genomic region from Paenibacillus rhizovicinus.
AACCGGATCAATCGCGAGTACGACTCGCTTGAACGCGAACTGAAGCTGGCCTACAACGTCCAGCAGAAACTGCTACCGCCCGGCGATCTGACCATCGGTTCCTATCGGATCGCGGCACGCTGCCAGTCCTACCGCGAAGTAGGCGGGGATTTCTTCGACGTGGTGTCGCTTGGCCCTAGCCGGTTTGCCATCATGATTGGGGACGTATCCGGCAAAGGCTTGCCTGCCGCGCTGCTGATGTCCGCGCAGCTGCTCGTCTTTCGTTCCGAAATTCGGCGTAACGGCAGCCCGTCGGAGGTGCTTGCGCGCATGAATCGCCAGCTTTGCGAAGCCATGGGCGAGGAGGGCTCCGTAACGATCGGGGTCGGCGTCATCGATTTGACGAACAATCAAGTGCAATATGCGAGCGCGGGGCATTTGTCGCCCTACGTCGTTGCGAGGGATGGCAATTTCAAAGCCCTTGACTGCAGCTCGCTACCAATTGGTTTCGATCCGGAAGCCGTTTATGAAGAAATCACGTTGCAACTGGAGAGCGGGGATCGATTTTTGCTCTATACCGATGGATTAATTGAGGCCGTTAATCAACGAGGAGAGATGTACAGCTTCGAAGGCTTGGAGGCCGAGCTTTCCACTTGGAATACGGTCGCAGACCTTGAGGCGGTCATCGACGAGTGGCTTTCGCGCGTCGATCGGGAGTGCGGTCCGGGCCAAGACGACCGAACGGTCGTCGTTCTCGAACTTGCCGGAGAGTATCGCAGCCTGCTCGGGAAGCTTAATTTGGCGCCGGGCGAGCAGGGAACGAGCCCCGCGCCGTTCGATAATCCGTTTCTTTCCCGTGAATGGTCGGTGCGCAGCATACTGGGCGACGAGCGGCTCATTGCCATGAAGATCGGCGACTGGATGGATGAGCGATGGCCGGAATGCGACATCCGCGAGGATGCGCAGAGCGCGATTTGCGAGGCGATGATTAATGCCATTGAACATGGCAATAAGCTGCAGCCGAACAAATATGTGACGGTCATTGCCCAAATCGGCGGCATGCTGGCAGTTTGCCGCGTTTATGACGAAGGAGGCGGCCATTTCCCTCGTCTTTCCAGAGACGAGGACGAGATGCGCAAGAAGCTGGAATCGGAAGATCCCCGCGGGTGGGGGCTTGTCATGATTGATTCGCTTGCCGATTACTGGACGACGGGACGGGATGAGCGCGGATTTTATACCGAGCTGTATTTTATGCGCAAATCGAGAAATGCTCCGGATGGGCAGTCTACATAGAGGAGGAGAGAGACCGTGGCAGAACAACCATTTTCGATGCATGCGCGAAAATTTCCCAGCGGCGTGGTGCTTGAACTGAGCGGCGAGCTGACGAAATCAGCGGAGGCGAAGCTGATCGCGGGCCTGGAACAGGAAACTGACCTGGGTCTTGGGATCCGTTTTCTGGCGCTGGACCTGACGAAGGTAGAGTACATCAACAGCGGCGGCATGGCCGTCTTGATCCGTCTTGCCCGCATGGGGAGCAAGGCCGGGGTCCATACGTTTTCCTGGGGCGTGACGCCTCACTACGAGAAGCTGTTCCGCATGGTGGGACTGACGGAATATATGATGATTTATCCGAATGAATTCGCGGTTATGCAACGCATTGAGGCACTTAATATTTAACGATGAGAAGTAATTGGGGCGGTGGAGGCTATCATGGAGCTGCAAGCGATATACGGGAATTGGCGGCATGTCTTTAAGCTCGATCCAGACCGTGAAATCAGCGACGAACAGCTGGATGCCATATGCATGTCAGGCACGGATGCCGTGATCGTAGGCGGATCGACGGGCGTCACGTTCGACAACACGGTGGACCTCATGTCGCGCATTCGGCGGTACGAAGTGCCTTGCGCGCTGGAGGTATCGAGCGAGGAAGCAGCCGTTCCGGGCTTCGACCACTATTTCGTTCCGCTTGTGCTGAACACGGACCGGACAGAATGGATGACGGGCAGACAGATTGACGGGCTTCGCAAATTCGGCGCGTTTATTCCTTGGGAAGATACTTCGGCGGAGGGGTACTTAATTCTGAATGCGGAGGCCGAAGCCGCCAAGCTGACGGGGGCCCGGTCGGCGATGGACGCGGAGACATTGACGGCGCATGTGTATATGGCGGACAGGCTGATGCGGCTGCCGATTATTTATATGGAATACAGCGGAAAGTTCGGAGATATGGAGCTAGTGAGGCGGGCGGCAAGGCTGGCTTCCGGCGCAAGAGTGTTCTACGGCGGAGGTATCGACAACGCCGATAAAGCGCGTCAGGCGGCGGAAGCGGCGCATACCGTCATCGTCGGCAATATCATCTATGAGGATTTGGAAGCGGCTTTATCGACGGTCGCTGCGGTTGCGGAAGTTGCGTTTGGAAGATAGAGGAAGAGCCTGACAACAAGATAGTCGATAACGACAACGGCTTTGATAACGAATCGGGCATCAGACAGGCTGGCCTTCGTATCACGGCCGTTTTTCTTTATGGCCGTTTCTGTTTTTCCTCCATCCTCTAATTGACACATCCCGCACGGTTGTCTAGACTGAAGGATAGGCGAACAAATGCGAACAAAGGGGTTTATGTTCACTATGTTGAATGAATTTAGCATCGATCAAGCTGTCAGTAAGTTGAATCCGCCGCAGCGCGCGGCCGTTCAAGCGACAGAAGGGCCGCTGCTCATAATGGCGGGAGCGGGCAGCGGTAAAACGCGCGTGTTGACGCACCGCATTGCGTATTTGATGGAGAAGAGACGCGTAGCGCCATGGAGCATCTTGGCGATTACTTTTACGAATAAAGCGGCAAGGGAAATGCAGACGCGGGTCGGCTCGCTCGTCGGCCCGTCTGCGCAAGACATCTGGGTATCCACGTTCCACTCCATGTGCGTACGGATTTTACGCCGGGACATCAGCCGGATCGGATTTACGAACAGTTTTTCCATCTTGGATTCGGCCGATCAGTTGTCGGTTATCCGCACTTGCATGAAGGAATTGAACATCGATACGAAGAAAGTCGAACCGAAGAGCGTGCAGGCGGCCTTGGGCGGCGCAAAGAACGAGCTGATCACGCCGGAGCAGTTCGAGCTGAAGGTCGGGGATTATTTCGACGGGATCGTCGCTAAAGTGTATACGATGTACCAGAAGAAGCTGAAGAGCAACAACTCGCTTGATTTCGATGATCTGATTATGAAAACGATCCAGCTGTTCAAGGAAGAGCCGGACGTACTGACATTCTACCAAAATAAATTCCGGTATATTCACGTCGACGAGTATCAAGATACCAACCGGGCGCAGTACATGCTGTGTAAAATGCTCGCCGAGAAGCATCATAACATTTGCGTCGTCGGCGATAGCGACCAGTCCATCTATCGTTGGCGGGGCGCGGATATTACGAATATTTTGAACTTCGAGGAAGACTATCCAGAGGCGAAAGCGATTTTGCTGGAACAGAACTACCGTTCGACGTCCAATATTCTGAACGCGGCGAATGCCGTCATTAAGCTGAATAGCTCCCGTAAGGATAAGAAGCTGTGGACCGATCAAGGCGAGGGCGAGGCCATCATGATCTATCAGGCCGACACGGAGCATGATGAAGGGTTTTTCGTCACCGGGCAAATTCGCCAGCAAGTGAATAAAGGCCGCAAATTTGCCGATCATGCCATATTGTACCGGACGAACGCCCAGTCGCGGGTCATCGAGGAAACGCTCATTAAATCCGACATTCCGTATCAAATCGTCGGCGGCGTCAAGTTCTATGACCGCAAAGAGATTAAGGATTTGCTCGCTTATCTGCGGCTTATCTCCAATCCCGACGACGATGTCTGCTTCCAGCGGATCGTTAACGTGCCGAAGCGGGGAATAGGCGACACGACGGTCGCGAAACTGCTCGAGGAAGCGGGGCGCCGCGGCGTTTCCGTCTTTAACTTGTTGGAACAGCTCGATTGGCTGGACGTAACGGGACGCGCCCGCACGGCGCTCCGGGAGTTCCAGGAGATGATTTTCAACCTGACGCGGATGGTGGAATACTTATCCGTCACGGAGTTGACGGAGAAAGTGCTGGAGTTAAGCGGCTACCGCGAGGAGCTGCATCGCGAGAATACGCTGGAATCGAAGGCGCGCCTCGAGAATATCGACGAGTTCCTGTCCGTTACGCAGGACTTCGAGAAGCGCAACGAAGACAAGTCGCTCGTCTCGTTCCTGACGGACCTCGCGCTGATCGCCGACATCGACTCCATGGACGAGGATGAGCCTGAAGGCGGCGTTAAGGATGCGGTCGTGTTGATGACGATGCACAGCGCCAAAGGACTCGAGTTCCCGATCGTCTTTATCGTCGGCATGGAGGAAGGCGTCTTCCCGCACAGCCGGGCGCTGAACGATAACGACGAGCTGGAGGAAGAACGCCGTTTGGCGTACGTGGGCATCACCCGTGCCGAGAAGCAGCTGTTTATGACTTGCGCGCGGATGCGGACGCTCTTCGGACGGACGAATGCCAACATGCCATCGCGCTTCTTGCGGGAAGTGCCAGACGAGCTCAAGACGGATGCATCGGCAGTTGGTCGCGGGCGTCCGGCGGGCGGGGGCGGTTTCAGCGGCGGACGTACGAGCAGCCCGTCAGGGAACGGCTTTGGTTTCCGCGGAGGGGCTGCAACGCCTCCGCGGCCGGGAGCGACGGCAGCGAATGGCAGCAGCGGTGTGCGCGTGATTGATCATTCGCGTCCTGTTCTTCCTGGAAGGACGCCGGACGCCGGCGGAGCGGCAAGCGAGAAATTCACGGTAGGCGATAAGGTTTCCCATGGCAAATGGGGCATTGGCACGGTAGTTGCCGTTCGCGAAACCTCCAATGGCCAGGAGATTCAGGTTGCGTTCAACGCACCGACGGGAGTCAGGAAGCTTTCTGCTGCCCATGCTCCGATTCAAAAAGTATAACGAAACGATTTTAATTTAGTGCGGAATGTTCGATTCGAACGAGAGAGGGAGGACGTCAATGACGACTGCGATGGAACCGGGATCGAATGCCGATTCGACGAAACAACTCCGTATGCGTGAGCTGATCGACCTGCTAGCGGTCCATAATCATAACTATTACACGCTGGATCAACCGACGATCAGCGACGTGCAGTATGACGAGCTCTACGATGAGCTCGTTGGACTGGAACAGCAAAGCGGGCTTACGCTCCCTGACTCGCCTACGCAGCGGGTAGGCGGCGAGATTTTGAAAGGCTTTGAGCCGCATCGCCATCGTGCCCGTTTATGGAGTCTCGACAAAGCGCAGGATGCGGAGGATTTATTGGCATGGAATACGCGTGTTCGGAAAGCAATCGCCGACTACAACACCAAGAACCCGGATGCGGCTCCGCTTCCCGATCCGTCTTATGCCATCGAATTGAAGTTTGACGGGCTTACCTTGAATTTGACGTATGACGGGGGCAATCTCGTGCAGGCGTCCACGCGTGGCAACGGCACGGTTGGAGAAGGAATATTGGCGCAGGTCAAGACGATTCGTTCCATCCCGCTCAGCATTCCGTTTACGGACGGTCTAATTGAAGTGCAAGGCGAAGGTATCATGAACCTGTCGGTACTGGCAGCTTACAATACAACGGCGGTTGAACCGCTTAAGAATGCCCGCAATGCGGCGGCCGGGGCGCTTCGCAACCAGAATCCAAGGATTACGGCGGAGCGCAAACTGAATGCTTACTTCTATAATGTCGGCTTTGCGGAAGGCGTTTCGTTCGACACCCATCAAGAGATGATTCAGTTTCTGAGAGACAATCGTTTCAAGGTGAATGACTATACGAGCTATTGCGCCACGATAGAAGAGGTGCAGGCCGAACTGGAACGCGTTGCCGCCGGCCGCCACGAGCATGATTTCCTCATCGACGGAGCCGTGGTCAAGTTAACTGACATGCGCACTCGGGAGACGCTTGGGTATACGGACAAATTTCCGCGTTGGGCAGTAGCCTTCAAGTTTGAAGCGGAAGAAACGACGACGATCTTGGAGTCGGTCTCTTGGGAAGTTGGCCGTACCGGCAAAATCACTCCGGTTGCACGCGTCGAAGCCGTCGATCTCGCAGGCGTCACCGTTCAGAACTGCACGCTCAACAATATCGGCGATATCGAACGCAAGAACCTAAAGTTCGCGCTAGGCACCCATGTGTTTATCCGGCGCTCCAACGATGTTATTCCGGAGATTCTGGGAAAGGCGGACGAGGAGCCCGGTCTTGAGATTGTCGCCCCGACGGAATGTCCGTCCTGCGGCACGACGCTCGAGCTTCGCGGCGCGCATTTGTTCTGCAACAACAAACTTGGCTGCAGACCGCAAACGATTGGGCGCATTACGCACTTCTCCTCCCGCGATGCGATGGACATCGAGTCGTTCAGCATCATGACGGCAGAACAGCTTTTCGATGATTGCGGCGTTCGGGACCCGGCTGACCTCTATGCGTTGACCTACGACAATCTCATAGGCTTGGAGCGCTTCGGCGACCGCAAAGCGCGTAAATTGCTGGAGGCGCTGGAGAAGTCCAAGGATCGCGATCTCGCGGCATTCCTGTTTGCCCTTGGTATTCCCAACACGGGAAAAGCAACGACCAAGATGCTGGCTGAGCATTTCGGCAATCTCGCGGCAATTAGGGTGGCCGAGGTCGAAGAGCTCGTGGGCTTGCCGGATGTCGGGGGCATTGTGGCCGAGAGCATCTATAGTTATTTCCGCGATCCCGTCTCGGCGAGCAGTATCGACCGCATGCTCATGCTGGGGGTCAAGGCAGAGACCGAGCAGAGTGCACCGGCAAGGACCGACAGTGTATTCAGCGGCAAAACCGTCGTGCTGACAGGCACGTTATCGCAAATGACAAGGGACGAGGCAGCGAAGAAGCTGGAAGCGCTCGGCGCCAAAATCAGCGGCAGCGTCTCGAAGAAGACCGACTTTGTCATAGCGGGGGAGAGCGCCGGCAGCAAGCTGACCAAGGCGCAAGAGCTTGGCGTTACCGTCATTGAGGATGAGCAGGAATTGCTGAGACTACTAGGTGAATAATGAATATAAAGACCGCGCGAGCATGGAGGAAAATGCTCGCGCGGTATTTGTCATTTTTTACAAGTTGTAAACGGTTTGCGGATGTGTTAAATTACTTCTTGTCGCTTTTGAGGCGCACGACAACATCGAAAAACAACTTTCGACAAGAAAGTGAAAAAGATGTTGACGAACGAAACGAAAGATGATAATATACTTTCTTGTGACCACGCAAGTGATCACGGCAAACAAGTTCTTTGAAAACTGAACATATGGATCACGTCAGAATCCAACAATTGTTTTAATGCGAATGGCTTATGCCGATTCGTACAAGCTAGCAAGTAATGAGCTAACGAGCTTATTCTATACAATGGCTTCGGCCACTTTTATGGAGAGTTTGATCCTGGCTCAGGACGAACGCTGGCGGCGTGCCTAATACATGCAAGTCGAGCGGAGTTATTCCTTCGGGGATGGCTTAGCGGCGGACGGGTGAGTAACACGTAGGCAACCTGCCTGTAAGACCGGGATAACATTCGGAAACGAATGCTAATACCGGATACGCAATTTCCTCGCATGGGGAAATTGGGAAAGACGGTGCAAGCTGTCACTTACAGATGGGCCTGCGGTGCATTAGCTAGTTGGTGGGGTAACGGCTCACCAAGGCGACGATGCATAGCCGACCTGAGAGGGTGATCGGCCACACTGGGACTGAGACACGGCCCAGACTCCTACGGGAGGCAGCAGTAGGGAATCTTCCGCAATGGACGAAAGTCTGACGGAGCAACGCCGCGTGAGTGATGAAGGTTTTCGGATCGTAAAGCTCTGTTGCCAGGGAAGAACAGCCAGGCGAGTAACTGCGCTTGGAATGACGGTACCTGAGAAGAAAGCCCCGGCTAACTACGTGCCAGCAGCCGCGGTAATACGTAGGGGGCAAGCGTTGTCCGGAATTATTGGGCGTAAAGCGCGCGCAGGCGGCTTTGTAAGTTTGGTGTTTAATCTCAGAGCTCAACTCTGATTCGCATCGAAAACTGCAAGGCTTGAGTACAGAAGAGGAAAGTGGAATTCCACGTGTAGCGGTGAAATGCGTAGAGATGTGGAGGAACACCAGTGGCGAAGGCGACTTTCTGGGCTGTAACTGACGCTGAGGCGCGAAAGCGTGGGGAGCAAACAGGATTAGATACCCTGGTAGTCCACGCCGTAAACGATGAATGCTAGGTGTTAGGGGTTTCGATACCCTTGGTGCCGAAGTTAACACATTAAGCATTCCGCCTGGGGAGTACGCTCGCAAGAGTGAAACTCAAAGGAATTGACGGGGACCCGCACAAGCAGTGGAGTATGTGGTTTAATTCGAAGCAACGCGAAGAACCTTACCAGCTCTTGACATCCCTCTGAATGCATTGGAGACAGTGCAGGCCTTCGGGACAGAGGAGACAGGTGGTGCATGGTTGTCGTCAGCTCGTGTCGTGAGATGTTGGGTTAAGTCCCGCAACGAGCGCAACCCTTGATCTTAGTTGCCAGCAGGTAAGGCTGGGCACTCTAAGGTGACTGCCGGTGACAAACCGGAGGAAGGTGGGGATGACGTCAAATCATCATGCCCCTTATGAGCTGGGCTACACACGTACTACAATGGCCGGTACAACGGGAAGCGAAACCGCGAGGTGGAGCCAATCCTATCAAAGCCGGTCTCAGTTCGGATTGCAGGCTGCAACT
It encodes:
- a CDS encoding ATP-binding SpoIIE family protein phosphatase — protein: MELNEQPQKSPFSYHAGLLNRLLAVYLLTMFGGVLILGAESTLDAHFEEMFPFPLVIVSLGALLLGLALLFISALRLQPVFSVLPFSAAPGNRLSDEIGINTALRRLYRLPYELLYGIILFGLLFSVVLHGKDCFQSIGLEMDGYRLLGTMVGEQSLFIFIAIILFTSVRRMLRPVLMRLQPLPSGFDGRASVAQPLVITYTCTFIVTILSLLQLAIVTSRPHETMDPYKFGIIALFYFIMGLSLFCYVTMQFRQELRRLIRGIRGLVGGYDLPPNEAEAFLHDEAGELAIAFNELKNRINREYDSLERELKLAYNVQQKLLPPGDLTIGSYRIAARCQSYREVGGDFFDVVSLGPSRFAIMIGDVSGKGLPAALLMSAQLLVFRSEIRRNGSPSEVLARMNRQLCEAMGEEGSVTIGVGVIDLTNNQVQYASAGHLSPYVVARDGNFKALDCSSLPIGFDPEAVYEEITLQLESGDRFLLYTDGLIEAVNQRGEMYSFEGLEAELSTWNTVADLEAVIDEWLSRVDRECGPGQDDRTVVVLELAGEYRSLLGKLNLAPGEQGTSPAPFDNPFLSREWSVRSILGDERLIAMKIGDWMDERWPECDIREDAQSAICEAMINAIEHGNKLQPNKYVTVIAQIGGMLAVCRVYDEGGGHFPRLSRDEDEMRKKLESEDPRGWGLVMIDSLADYWTTGRDERGFYTELYFMRKSRNAPDGQST
- a CDS encoding STAS domain-containing protein — protein: MAEQPFSMHARKFPSGVVLELSGELTKSAEAKLIAGLEQETDLGLGIRFLALDLTKVEYINSGGMAVLIRLARMGSKAGVHTFSWGVTPHYEKLFRMVGLTEYMMIYPNEFAVMQRIEALNI
- a CDS encoding heptaprenylglyceryl phosphate synthase, with translation MELQAIYGNWRHVFKLDPDREISDEQLDAICMSGTDAVIVGGSTGVTFDNTVDLMSRIRRYEVPCALEVSSEEAAVPGFDHYFVPLVLNTDRTEWMTGRQIDGLRKFGAFIPWEDTSAEGYLILNAEAEAAKLTGARSAMDAETLTAHVYMADRLMRLPIIYMEYSGKFGDMELVRRAARLASGARVFYGGGIDNADKARQAAEAAHTVIVGNIIYEDLEAALSTVAAVAEVAFGR
- the pcrA gene encoding DNA helicase PcrA; the encoded protein is MLNEFSIDQAVSKLNPPQRAAVQATEGPLLIMAGAGSGKTRVLTHRIAYLMEKRRVAPWSILAITFTNKAAREMQTRVGSLVGPSAQDIWVSTFHSMCVRILRRDISRIGFTNSFSILDSADQLSVIRTCMKELNIDTKKVEPKSVQAALGGAKNELITPEQFELKVGDYFDGIVAKVYTMYQKKLKSNNSLDFDDLIMKTIQLFKEEPDVLTFYQNKFRYIHVDEYQDTNRAQYMLCKMLAEKHHNICVVGDSDQSIYRWRGADITNILNFEEDYPEAKAILLEQNYRSTSNILNAANAVIKLNSSRKDKKLWTDQGEGEAIMIYQADTEHDEGFFVTGQIRQQVNKGRKFADHAILYRTNAQSRVIEETLIKSDIPYQIVGGVKFYDRKEIKDLLAYLRLISNPDDDVCFQRIVNVPKRGIGDTTVAKLLEEAGRRGVSVFNLLEQLDWLDVTGRARTALREFQEMIFNLTRMVEYLSVTELTEKVLELSGYREELHRENTLESKARLENIDEFLSVTQDFEKRNEDKSLVSFLTDLALIADIDSMDEDEPEGGVKDAVVLMTMHSAKGLEFPIVFIVGMEEGVFPHSRALNDNDELEEERRLAYVGITRAEKQLFMTCARMRTLFGRTNANMPSRFLREVPDELKTDASAVGRGRPAGGGGFSGGRTSSPSGNGFGFRGGAATPPRPGATAANGSSGVRVIDHSRPVLPGRTPDAGGAASEKFTVGDKVSHGKWGIGTVVAVRETSNGQEIQVAFNAPTGVRKLSAAHAPIQKV
- the ligA gene encoding NAD-dependent DNA ligase LigA, whose product is MTTAMEPGSNADSTKQLRMRELIDLLAVHNHNYYTLDQPTISDVQYDELYDELVGLEQQSGLTLPDSPTQRVGGEILKGFEPHRHRARLWSLDKAQDAEDLLAWNTRVRKAIADYNTKNPDAAPLPDPSYAIELKFDGLTLNLTYDGGNLVQASTRGNGTVGEGILAQVKTIRSIPLSIPFTDGLIEVQGEGIMNLSVLAAYNTTAVEPLKNARNAAAGALRNQNPRITAERKLNAYFYNVGFAEGVSFDTHQEMIQFLRDNRFKVNDYTSYCATIEEVQAELERVAAGRHEHDFLIDGAVVKLTDMRTRETLGYTDKFPRWAVAFKFEAEETTTILESVSWEVGRTGKITPVARVEAVDLAGVTVQNCTLNNIGDIERKNLKFALGTHVFIRRSNDVIPEILGKADEEPGLEIVAPTECPSCGTTLELRGAHLFCNNKLGCRPQTIGRITHFSSRDAMDIESFSIMTAEQLFDDCGVRDPADLYALTYDNLIGLERFGDRKARKLLEALEKSKDRDLAAFLFALGIPNTGKATTKMLAEHFGNLAAIRVAEVEELVGLPDVGGIVAESIYSYFRDPVSASSIDRMLMLGVKAETEQSAPARTDSVFSGKTVVLTGTLSQMTRDEAAKKLEALGAKISGSVSKKTDFVIAGESAGSKLTKAQELGVTVIEDEQELLRLLGE